The proteins below come from a single Pandoraea apista genomic window:
- the mhpD gene encoding 2-keto-4-pentenoate hydratase, with protein sequence MSTPRDAATQARLQQAADALLEAERSHQFIAPLRDTYAPLSIDDAYAIQRINTERRLAAGRRIVGCKIGLTSVAVQKQLGVDQPDFGMLFDDMGYGDGEPIPASILTQPKIEAEIAFVIGRDLNVENPGQLDVINAIEYALPALEIVGSRVADWNIRITDTIADNASSSAYVIGNTPKRLSEFDVRMCGMVMERRGEPVSVGAGAACLGSPINAVVWLARTMAAVGTPLKAGDLVLSGALGPMAAVTPGDIFETRINGLGSVRAVFAPASEAAR encoded by the coding sequence ATGAGCACACCACGCGACGCTGCCACGCAGGCGCGTCTGCAACAGGCGGCTGATGCGCTGCTCGAAGCCGAGCGCTCGCATCAGTTCATTGCCCCGTTGCGCGACACGTACGCACCGTTGAGCATCGACGACGCCTACGCCATCCAGCGCATCAACACCGAGCGGCGTCTGGCTGCCGGGCGCCGTATCGTCGGGTGCAAGATCGGCCTCACGTCGGTCGCCGTGCAGAAACAGCTCGGTGTCGATCAGCCCGATTTCGGCATGCTCTTCGACGATATGGGCTATGGCGACGGTGAACCGATTCCGGCTTCGATCCTCACGCAACCGAAGATCGAAGCCGAGATCGCCTTCGTCATCGGTCGCGATCTGAACGTCGAGAACCCGGGCCAGCTCGACGTCATCAACGCCATCGAATATGCACTGCCCGCGCTGGAGATCGTTGGTAGCCGTGTGGCCGACTGGAACATTCGCATTACCGACACGATTGCCGATAACGCGTCGTCGTCGGCCTATGTGATCGGCAATACGCCGAAGCGCCTCTCGGAATTCGACGTGCGCATGTGCGGCATGGTGATGGAGCGGCGCGGCGAGCCGGTGTCGGTGGGGGCGGGGGCTGCCTGTCTGGGCAGTCCGATCAACGCCGTGGTGTGGCTTGCCCGCACGATGGCGGCCGTGGGCACACCGCTCAAGGCCGGCGATCTGGTGCTCTCCGGTGCGCTCGGCCCGATGGCCGCTGTGACGCCCGGCGACATTTTCGAAACCCGTATCAACGGCCTGGGCTCGGTCCGCGCCGTGTTCGCACCTGCCAGCGAGGCTGCGCGATGA
- a CDS encoding tautomerase family protein, with product MPIVHINLVEGRDAAAVKACVKAVARTVHETLGAPLESIRVYATQVPAAHWAVGERTKDEPAAPAKAGA from the coding sequence ATGCCAATCGTACATATCAATCTGGTGGAAGGTCGTGACGCCGCCGCCGTGAAGGCTTGTGTGAAGGCCGTAGCGCGCACCGTGCACGAAACGCTCGGCGCGCCGCTCGAATCGATCCGTGTGTATGCCACGCAGGTGCCGGCGGCACATTGGGCGGTTGGCGAGCGAACCAAGGACGAGCCGGCGGCGCCGGCCAAGGCAGGCGCGTGA